From Brassica oleracea var. oleracea cultivar TO1000 chromosome C3, BOL, whole genome shotgun sequence, a single genomic window includes:
- the LOC106331701 gene encoding F-box/kelch-repeat protein At4g38940-like: MSELMELSSSPLIPSLPDDVTVDVVARVPRSHYPTLSLVSKKFRKLIASPKLYKRRSQLGITQHRVYALLRNRNTGDCRFYILHRKLNSRNRLVIVRSLPPVSSRGSFVSVGSKVYVFNDVDALCIDCASHTVQPIPDMPQRFSATPMPSKVANVIDGKVYLIGDSRFTFDGGMSWSKTVMVLDAETQVWEPAMIKEDMWVGALWSDAVVMEDKICMKGHRNANSFVYEPKEKKWELMDEVLNSKDWVSACVVDDLLYYHDCSEKALRAYDPKQSRWSVVSGLEEFLASECAQSKWHNAVKCGEKKLALFFPKKHDGKEVICCAEIALERRQGGEVWGKLESCDVVIEDGGLFDVVKCVAVTV, translated from the coding sequence ATGTCTGAATTAATGGAGCTGTCATCATCTCCTCTGATTCCATCGCTTCCAGACGACGTCACCGTTGACGTCGTGGCTCGTGTGCCCAGAAGCCACTACCCGACACTCTCCCTCGTCTCCAAGAAGTTCAGGAAACTCATTGCCTCGCCTAAGCTCTACAAGAGGCGATCTCAGCTAGGCATCACCCAACACCGCGTCTACGCTCTTCTCCGCAACCGCAACACGGGTGACTGCCGTTTCTACATCCTACACCGGAAACTCAACTCTAGAAACCGCTTGGTCATCGTCCGATCGCTCCCTCCCGTGTCTTCCCGTGGAAGCTTTGTCTCGGTGGGTTCGAAGGTGTACGTGTTCAACGATGTTGATGCCCTCTGCATTGACTGTGCCTCCCACACGGTGCAGCCCATCCCTGACATGCCTCAGCGCTTCTCGGCGACTCCCATGCCTAGTAAAGTTGCTAATGTCATCGACGGGAAGGTTTACCTGATCGGTGATTCCCGTTTCACTTTTGATGGTGGGATGTCGTGGAGTAAAACAGTGATGGTGCTTGATGCAGAAACGCAAGTGTGGGAGCCGGCGATGATAAAAGAAGACATGTGGGTTGGTGCTCTTTGGTCTGATGCGGTGGTGATGGAGGATAAGATTTGCATGAAAGGTCACAGGAATGCCAATTCTTTTGTTTACGAACCAAAGGAGAAGAAATGGGAACTGATGGACGAGGTGTTGAACTCTAAGGACTGGGTGAGTGCGTGTGTGGTTGATGATCTCCTCTACTATCACGATTGTTCAGAGAAGGCGTTAAGGGCGTATGATCCGAAGCAGAGCCGCTGGAGTGTTGTCAGCGGTTTGGAAGAGTTTTTGGCGTCCGAGTGTGCCCAGTCAAAGTGGCACAATGCGGTGAAGTGCGGCGAGAAGAAGCTGGCTCTCTTCTTTCCTAAAAAACATGACGGCAAGGAGGTCATTTGCTGCGCGGAGATTGCTTTGGAAAGGCGCCAAGGAGGAGAGGTTTGGGGTAAGCTGGAGTCGTGTGATGTTGTCATCGAGGATGGTGGGCTGTTTGACGTGGTGAAATGTGTAGCTGTTACGGTTTGA